The stretch of DNA CATTTCGAGGACAGCAGCCCCTCTAAAGGTTGCCTTTTTTGCATGGGAGTCCgtacatggaaatattttaaccctcgACAATCTACATGGAAAAAGGGCTTACAGTCAGGAATCGGTGTTTTCTCTATATGGCCGATGTATAATTAGCcaaccacattcttctccactgccCCTGGACAAGGACCATGTGGAATTTGGTTCTTCCCTTGAATGGGCAGCAGTGGGTTACAGCAAATTCAGTTGgaggggagatttgggcttggaaaggcattaGAGCCACAAAGAAGAAGTGAAAGGCTTTGAACCTCATCCCTCTTGCCATATTTTGGTGgtcttggaaagaaagaaataagagagcccTCAAAGATTCATCTACTCCGCTTCAGACCTGCAAAGCCCAATGGTCTATTGCTATCTCCATCTGGCTTAGTGGGAACATTGTTAATGATcattttgtaatccttgatgttagTGACACTCTACAaggtggttgatgttttgtaccacgggtcggcatccccttgatgccttaaaataataatatattttctttttgctgATAAAAACAAATAGTATATATCATATTATAACATTATGTCAtaatataatattgtatattattatactatgacattaatatatatttttataatggCATAATATAAGTATATATCATTCAGCATCTTATAAGTAGAGATAAGCATGTCCTAACTACTACTTAGAGAACTTGTTTAAGAGATTTTTTATAAGTACTTATGCACATTTGGTACATAGaaatggaatggaatggaatgaaatcaaattttttgCTTAGTTCCTAAATGttatctatttaattttttattccattCCATTTCCACCTCATtccattctgcaaaccaaataTGACATTAGAGTTATAAGTATTTTTCCTACAACGAACCACACGCTACTTATTTACAAcaaatacttcaaaataaattatttaagtaCCTATTAAGTGGTGCCAAACAGAGGCCTAAAGCAGAGGCCACAGGGCAAAGGAGAGAGACCGCAACAGGATGGAGACACTGCTATTGCTCAACCTAGTAGGGGCACACAGACTATGCCAAGAGGCTGGAGCCAACCACCACATGGTCAGCGAGACATCCAAGAAACAGGGGATAGGAGAGAGAGAATTCTATTTCAGATAATTTGATGATTGATATGTTACTGGATTTTATGCTAGATTTTCAGGAATGTCTGTCATATGGATACTTGGATGTTTGGATACTATTGGTGTTTTTGGATGCTTTCTCTTTTGGAACACATCAGTTACGTATCTTTAATGAATGACTTACTGCTTCATGGATATCTATTTGTTTGTATACTtctcatgcattttttttttctttttcatgggTCCATGGATCCATATTTCATACTTAAGGAAACTGACTATTACTCCACCTAGTTTCCTCATTCTCTTTGTTTGCAATTGTTGAAAACCCAAGTGAGCTTACCGTTTTTGAGATGCCAGAAGATGTAGAAATATTAACAAACTTTTGTCCTCAGTCACCCAAATGGCTTGTATATTGAAGGGAAGTCTTAGTTACTGAATTGACCTATACTTTGCTATCTTTGAAGACAacggtttgtcatcatcaaaaatggaaAGATTGTTGGCCCTAAGAAATACATTGCCCTCGGCAACAAATTAACTTGCGAAGAAAGCACTATAGGTGGAAAAATCTATAATGATTACAGGCAGGAATGACAATAAATTCTTACAAACACAAGACGAGTGATTTGACACAGTATGCAAGCATATTAATAATTGTGCTGTCCTACATCTTATATAACTAAAGAGAAGACCTGTAAAGTAGCATCAGGTCCTTGAGTCCACCAACTAGCGCATGCATCAAATTGTTGAGTGATGACATCACTATTTCGGACCTACAATGGAAACTGTAATTAATGGCACCTTAAAGAACTTGGAAGAAAGACATTGGCAATGTCATACATATACCCAGAATCAAAAGACAAAATCACATTATCTCTCATCAAAGTGATGATATTAAATGATGCCCTCTCAATTGATCAAAACAGCTTCAAATTTTAAAGCAAATAATTGCTATTGACCAAATATAAGTAAACCACTTCAAAACAGTGCAATTAAACACCTCACGACACTAACCCTGTGGACTGCAAAGTTTTCACCACAACGTGAATCAATTACGGTAACGATTTCTTTATGTACAAGTTTGTGCTGAGTGAACGGCCACCACAAGATATCTTCTGCCTTTCTTGGCATGTCTTGCAACTTTTGTATTCTTTCAAAATGAGTAGACAGCATTATTTCCTTAAGAGAACTAAATACATCATGAGAATCATCAAACCACTCCATCAGGTCATTTGATAGATCTTGTGGAATACGCGGCAGAACAAGCACAGGCACCCTAAAAAAACAGGGAAAAAAAAGGTTATTCAATAAATAACTATAACATAAATTTTTCGGTGCATGAGAAACAGGGAAAATATGGAGAATATTGCAGGCctaatttatttcttttgtttcTACAAGTTGCCTCTTGCAGCTTAGTTTATTTCTTGTGCATTTCATTTTTTCTCTAGGACATGCTGCCCTCCAACTTGCACTTGTCCTTTAAAAAATATCTGTAGTTGCTTCTTCACAAAAATACCAAGCCCACCAACCAGGAGAAAATGCATAATAACTTTATGCTTTTTCGACAATAAGCCCCCCTTATCTCATTGGAGTTTCACAAAAGAAAAAATGGACGCAAAgacaaatattatttttttgttggAACAATGCCACCTCCTTCCCCCAAAACAATTTTGCAGGAGCAATTCACTCCTGCAGCACAAGAAGTACCGAACATTGCACATTGAACAGAAAAAGTAGTTGAGTATTCCGAACCCCAGTCAATGTTTTGTTACACTGAAAAGTCTTTTCTTAGCAATCCAAACTGTCCTTCCCACTGCCCATTCTTTTTACAAGAACGAAATATGGAGCTTTAGCCTGTCTGGTATAACTTCAAGAGATGCAACTGACCGCACTCCTGAGCCCAGATTGTGGCAAGCTAAAAGTTTGAGCTGAACCTACTTTGCCATGAGAAGAGAGAGACAGGAATAATAGATGACAAACAATCCTTTCAATCAGCCAATTCATAGAGTTAAACACAATGATAACTTTGGCCAAATTCTTCCATCAATCTCCTTCCCAATAGCTTccattatattttttaagaaaaagcgTGCTCTAATGCTAAAAGACCCCAAGGCCCAACCAACATGATCAGGCAAATAAACTCTAATTGCCCATGCAACTTCCCATGTTTTTTTGGTGCTGGGGGTATGCTACTCTAGTAGTTGAAGGGGACACATTGCTCCAgatacagtttttttttttttgcaaaattttaattaaataaaggGGCTACAATCAAGAGATCAAAATTTCAGAGGAGAGGACATTCGTTACTTGTTTCGTAGGTAAGACAACAATGGCACTTCATTCGCTAGGCCATGATCTTCAAAAACAATAGCAGCAACATCATAACCTCGAAGATTTAAACTCTCATATGCTGAAATTGTCCCAGAAATACCACCCAGCTGCCCATCTCCAACAAGAATAGCCGGCAAGCGGAAAGGTCTGAAAACATGTCAAAAAAgaactaaataaatttttttaaatgaaattaactttaaaaattcTGCATAAATGGAAGAAACATAAGAAACAAATATTTTACTCAATCATAAAATCTATTTACGCGTTCCAGCCAGCCATTCATGCAAATAAGGTGGCAATTTTTTGAACAATTTCTTGTCTGAAATCTATTTTAAAGCAATTTAGATTGACCAGCTTAGAAGTTTGATTTAGCCCCAAAGCCCATTTCATACATGTGAACCAGTTTGTCAAAGAACATAAAAGAACTAGATTACATTTAATTATTTGCAGGCATACAGATGATACACACTCACTACACGTGCTGCAAATGCTCGGAGTGCTCAACCTCAAGCTCTCATGTAAGAGGCTCCTTTTTATGGCTGCTAGAGGTGAATTATATGGACAAATCAAGCTTACAGACCCCACCCGTGCAGATAGGGAGGGAGGGCAAGGAAAATGTTCTAGAAAGAGGAGAGCAGTGGTGACTATCCTTCTTACCCAATATTTGCCAACGGAAAATTCAGTGGCTACTTCCTATTCATAACTAGATTGAATTAGGACCCAAAAGTAAACAGATAAAAATTTCAGCAGAAAACTCTCAGCTGAAAGTTTGTTCTTTGTAACCTCAGCTAAAAATTTGAGAAATACTAGACTAAAGATTCAAAAAGTTCATGCATTTTTTAATATTTCCTGTAGAAATGAAAAGGTGCGTCTATGTTTATCTTACAGACTCTTTCTTATAAATAAACAAGCGATGTGTTACTATCCAAACTACTGAAAAATAGTTTAGATTCAAGGAAACACTTCAATGTTTGATACCTCTAGAGCATCCATTTCCTCTCTACACAATAAATAAATTACGAACAGGGGGCAATTGGCACATACCGATACAAGTCACACTGAAGAGATCCCGAGGGCCCCGGACTAGCAACACCTCCAGCAGTCTCAACTACACTCCATACATCCACCCTACTGCTCTTACTCTCATTTTCCAAACCTATTCCCAAACACTTTCGCAGCATCTCAATTACCAGAGAGTCCCCTACAACCGCACCTTCCCTTTCCACCGCTAAATGCGGTGATATGGCCTCTCTCCATCCATACATAGTCTTACAAATCAACTCCGAAGCCGCCACTTCCCCACTATCCTCCCTGCCATGCAACTTACTCTCCTCATACCACCCCAAATCTCTCATCCCACTGTCGCCGGCGCCTCCCAATTCGGACTCAACTCGACCCAACACCGCCTCCGCAGCGGCGTCCGACGCTTTGAGGACGTGATTCGAAGCGAAGATAGAGATAAGCGGCTTACGGCGGCGAAACAGTTCGGACACTTTGCGGAAGACGAAACGCGAGTCCGAGTCGGCGGGGAAGCCGGTCTGGACGGGTTTAAGGTAGATGAACTTGGTGGGGGATGAGGAAGGAGAGAGAAGAGCGGAGGCAGCGAGGCCGGTGGAAACTAGGGTTTTTCCGAGGCCGGTGTTGGCGCCCCAGACCGAGTAGATGGGGTGGGAGAGAGTGTACTCCAGTGGCGGTGAAACGGCGGTGCAGAGAGACTGACGCAGGAGGCCGAGGCGGAGGAAGAGGGTTGCGGAGGGGATGATACGGCGGCGACGGGGAGTGAGGAGAGCTGAGACCGGAAGGAACATGCTGAAAATGAAACCAACGGGACAGATGAGGTAGAGGAGGGAGTAACGGAGAAATTATGAAAGGAGCAGCCCTTCTACGCTCGCAGAGGGCCAGGAAGAGGGATTTCCCGCTTCGTCTCCGGTCAAAAATTGTCCCTCCATTTTTGAACATCAGCCAACAAAATCCCAGCGTAAacaagggtaaaatagtaaaacaGTGATGGACCGGTTTTCACTCGAAAGTAAATTAAAGAGGCTTCAAACCGCTGCCTTGGCATTTTCAATGGTTCTCTCCGATTTCCACTTTTTCACTCTCATCGTTGATCTGTAGCAATTATTAATTGGCAAAATGCTTATTTTTAAAAAGACTGAAATGTTAAGTTAGTACTTATATTTtagatttatattttaaaaatcgaATAATATTAAAAAGATTAAGCAGATTGGATGAGAAGTAGATGTAGCTCACAATTGGCCAAACCACTATAAAAAATCACGAGTGCTTCTCTtgattatgatttatttattattgcTTTTTAGGATGTGACTGAGTTATTTAATGACCTCATCTATTCTTTAATTGAGCGATTGTATAATTTAAACATTATCTTTTTTAAGGTTCAATTTAGTTTGAAATTATTAGAACTGGTCAATTTtttaaaacacccaattcacTCTTTTTGATATTCATAATTAACGTTGTACATAAAAGATCTATGGGAAAAACCCCAAATAAAAGCAAATTAAGTTTTACAATATATTTACTacaatttttaaatcataaaacCAAAAAATTCAACTAAAAAGTTCTCTCTAGTTTGTTCACTTCGAGACAAAAAAAGTTCCTTCTAATTAGTTCACATTTGAAGAACTTGCAAAATCAACCCCCATGTGTCACCCAATTCTAGGACAAAAGGGCAAATTCAAAGGAAAAATTAGAACACGTGCAAGGTCAATTCAATAATAAGGGCTATTACAATAATTTGCATTCATCAATAAACATAACGCCTTCGCTTTATTAATCATATAAGATAATTAATATCAAATTCAAATTCTCATACAATATTTCATCTCTTCGTGTGTAAACATATTAGCATTAATACAATATTTCCCATTCACCAAACCAAAATGGGGAAAAAGGGTCTCTATAAAAATATAAAGTTACTTGCGCAATTGTACAAGTGAAATATTCCTGTTTGTAATTACAACTTAGTTGAACACTTTCTTTAGTATGTTATCATTTGTGTGCAATAAGGCTACAATAAATCTTTGAGAAGAAAGAACTTCATGGTAGGCAATATACCCCCACCAAACTACTAGAAAATATATTGTGACTATAGGCATGTTAGAATGGTATCATGAGCAgaaagtgatgatgatgatgatgatgatgatgatgatgatgaacaCAAAGATTATGAAACCCTAGTCTTGATACCCAATCTATCGAAACAAATTAACCATGGAGATATTTTGATGCCCATTTTTGACTGGGCCCTATTTATACTAACTAGCATGcacaataataattttaaatctCTTTATGTACATTATTACATAgctttaattgtttttttttttttttttttttgcccctcGGACAATTTGAGCCTTTTCGGGTTAAGCTAGTCTATTTTGGGCTAGCATAGCCTTTTGGGTGTTTTCGTATAACTTGAAGGGCAAGGAAGCAATTTTCCTTACTGCCAGGGGCACTCTcgagattttcaattttttaaaccTAGCATTTTGCCAATAAATAGGGGGGCTAAGATGGGTGAGAGAACACATAAGAGGTGACACAACATATACTTTGGGAGATAAGGCAAAATAGAGAGAGTTTTTGCATGCATAAAAACCTTAAAAGGAGAGAGGGAGTTGAGTGgagtaaaagagagagagagaagagacaaAGAATAACACTACGTGGCCCAAAGAGAGGGAGTGAGAGAGTTGTAGCCTTTTCATCATGTTGGAGGCTAGGGTTGGGAGACACTCGTGAAGGTGCATACTTTTTTGCACATGGAGAACCCCACCGAGAGTAGAACCATATCTACATCAATAGGAGATCGTGGAGATCCAAAGAAGTGTAAACCTGTAGGCTTAGCTCTTCTTCCTCATTGATTTTCCAAGCCAAAGAAACCTTGTGTTAAATTCCACAAGGCAGACATTCTCTAAatccattttagtttttatgtttacATATTTCTTCACATGATTCATTGAATTTTTTTCTTGGTTATTCAGGTTTTTGTAAACATGCATGGATGCCCATGATCTCCTGTTGGATTTAACTAGTCTTTTAAAACCAAATACTACGTCTATTATAAGCAACTCACTCCACTCCATTTTTGTTGTTGGACGTTGATAAGGGTACACAAGGAACTTTGTTTGATGACACAAAACTGGCAAACGAATGGTGAGGGCGGTAAGGGGTTGAACAATAAAAGGAtgtgtaaagactcgaaaaatttatttatggaaaataataaatgaaagagaaggaaaaggaaaaaaggggatcagcaggggttcatcgacgaatcaatagtcttcgttgacgaatgtcccTATAGGTCTTATtaacgaagtacacgtgtctcgttgacgagaagatacccgAGAGTTAAGGAAATTCAGggaaggttcgtcgacaaaccagtctcctcatcaacgaagtgtcttcatgggttcgttgacgaatcactTTATTTCATCGACAAATGCTAGCCTATAAATAGACCCTAAGTCATTTTCAGCATAATTTCTCtcattctttctctctttctctctctctctctcatgaggGTTTCAGTcctccttctttctctctttgatttctacTCCATTTTAGCCTGAATCAATGATCAGAAGAAACCACGAGGTTCGTGTgaagattctctataacttaaccgtagcagattttcaatttggcattacagggcaccatcccaaaatcagggtaagtgaagtattttagggtttaatgggctATTTGAAATATTCGAAACCTAGGAAGTGCTAAATGAGAATTGTTCTGGGAaatgagttgattaatttggggaaacatgaatttcaggattttgagctaTGAACGCCGTGGAGCATAGGatgggtgttagtggacctcttagtaagccaagtaaggggaataaattatagaagTATTTTAGAAATGAtgggttgaataaatatgtgaaaatggtgatatgatattttaacggtatatattatgatatgaataacaAACGAAATTGTGTAGCATATGAGTTATATTGAGAACATGTTTGAAATTGGGTTGTGTGAACTTCATGATGAATTATGAGAATATGTGataaacatatattgaaatgtttttgtgcataaaagaatataagagaaacccAGTGATGTTTTTATACTGAACTGTAATGATaagagaattgttttattgagaaacaatgaaaagtgaaatatttttgggaaatgataaaatatgtaaCATGGATATGTCTCCTAGAAAAATGATGGAacatgatatatatgtatagaaatgatttctatgataAATGTGGCAGTATGAAATAACGATATGTTTTAaactgagaaatgttgaaatacatgaaatgaGAACCTATTAAGAACACT from Malania oleifera isolate guangnan ecotype guangnan unplaced genomic scaffold, ASM2987363v1 ctg378, whole genome shotgun sequence encodes:
- the LOC131147167 gene encoding bifunctional dethiobiotin synthetase/7,8-diamino-pelargonic acid aminotransferase, mitochondrial-like isoform X1, translated to MFLPVSALLTPRRRRIIPSATLFLRLGLLRQSLCTAVSPPLEYTLSHPIYSVWGANTGLGKTLVSTGLAASALLSPSSSPTKFIYLKPVQTGFPADSDSRFVFRKVSELFRRRKPLISIFASNHVLKASDAAAEAVLGRVESELGGAGDSGMRDLGWYEESKLHGREDSGEVAASELICKTMYGWREAISPHLAVEREGAVVGDSLVIEMLRKCLGIGLENESKSSRVDVWSVVETAGGVASPGPSGSLQCDLYRPFRLPAILVGDGQLGGISGTISAYESLNLRGYDVAAIVFEDHGLANEVPLLSYLRNKVPVLVLPRIPQDLSNDLMEWFDDSHDVFSSLKEIMLSTHFERIQKLQDMPRKAEDILWWPFTQHKLVHKEIVTVIDSRCGENFAVHRVRNSDVITQQFDACASWWTQGPDATLQIELAKNMGYAAARFGHVMFPENVYEPALECAELLLEGVGKGWASRVFFSDNGSTAIEIALKMAFRKFCFDHEILCDTSKANVVEKCIELRVGFHC
- the LOC131147167 gene encoding bifunctional dethiobiotin synthetase/7,8-diamino-pelargonic acid aminotransferase, mitochondrial-like isoform X2, coding for MFLPVSALLTPRRRRIIPSATLFLRLGLLRQSLCTAVSPPLEYTLSHPIYSVWGANTGLGKTLVSTGLAASALLSPSSSPTKFIYLKPVQTGFPADSDSRFVFRKVSELFRRRKPLISIFASNHVLKASDAAAEAVLGRVESELGGAGDSGMRDLGWYEESKLHGREDSGEVAASELICKTMYGWREAISPHLAVEREGAVVGDSLVIEMLRKCLGIGLENESKSSRVDVWSVVETAGGVASPGPSGSLQCDLYRPFRLPAILVGDGQLGGISGTISAYESLNLRGYDVAAIVFEDHGLANEVPLLSYLRNKVPVLVLPRIPQDLSNDLMEWFDDSHDVFSSLKEIMLSTHFERIQKLQDMPRKAEDILWWPFTQHKLVHKEIVTVIDSRCGENFAVHRVRNSDVITQQFDACASWWTQGPDATLQVVSD